The Kluyveromyces lactis strain NRRL Y-1140 chromosome D complete sequence genome has a window encoding:
- the AVT1 gene encoding Avt1p (similar to uniprot|P47082 Saccharomyces cerevisiae YJR001W AVT1 Vacuolar transporter imports large neutral amino acids into the vacuole member of a family of seven S. cerevisiae genes (AVT1-7) related to vesicular GABA-glycine transporters) yields MVQEVDPEHQSLKADSSSAAQVHYVSIPINKDRRFGAGVGAGSSNDYPDYLDGSSEMPTQYQGIRRRTSILDQPIGSFRGVNSLGRFATSFQRANSFKAIEMNADRERSYIGADGDECYDPDTLGFSHHGRKLSFAITGPGTVSIKPSIADLYGAMSRRSSIQAGTPYGNFENPIDESDGLQSVFSHDSMGPHHLTEYSFDDSGNAVGPEADAIILKQVETKAGKVITVIAGQSTAPQTIFNSINVLIGIGLLALPLGLRYAGWVLGVPILFIFAFATFCSAQLISRCLDADPSISTYGDLAYAAFGPKGRALISFLFAMDLLACGVALIILFGDSLNALFPEYSVNFFKFVAFFAVTPPIFLPLSVLSNISLLGIISTIGTALLVVFCGLLKQYSPGSLLQPEATSMWPNSFKEFCLSLGLLSACWGGHAVFPNLKSDMRHPEKFTRCLKTTYSITIVTDIGIAVVGFLMFGNLVMNEVTRSVLLTPGYPPFVYGLISTLLSLIPLAKTPLNARPIVSIFDSMFNVVHIDETKPASKVFFAKATRIFNRIMVNVMFVIIAILFPEFDKIIAFLGAALCFMICFILPCLFYKRICYKTIKSWELIACNITILISAVLSTLGVYASFTS; encoded by the coding sequence ATGGTTCAAGAGGTTGACCCGGAACATCAGTCCTTGAAGGCAGACTCCTCCTCTGCTGCGCAGGTGCACTATGTGTCTATTCCTATCAACAAAGACAGACGGTTTGGTGCTGGTGTTGGTGCAGGTAGCAGCAATGACTACCCTGACTATCTCGATGGTTCTTCGGAAATGCCAACACAGTATCAAGGTATTAGACGACGTACCTCTATTTTAGATCAACCGATTGGGTCGTTCAGAGGTGTGAATTCGTTGGGAAGGTTTGCTACGTCATTCCAAAGAGCTAATTCGTTCAAAGCAATCGAAATGAACGCTGATCGAGAACGTTCTTATATCGGTGCTGATGGAGATGAGTGTTACGATCCAGATACTTTGGGGTTCTCTCATCATGGTAGGAAACTCTCATTTGCTATTACGGGGCCTGGGACTGTTTCCATCAAGCCGTCAATTGCAGACCTTTACGGAGCAAtgtcaagaagaagtagcATCCAAGCTGGGACTCCATATGGGAATTTTGAAAACCCTATTGATGAATCGGATGGGTTACAGAGTGTTTTTTCTCATGATTCGATGGGTCCGCATCATTTAACTGAATACAGCTTCGATGATTCGGGCAATGCCGTTGGTCCAGAAGCAGATGCAATCATTTTGAAACAAGTTGAGACGAAGGCTGGAAAAGTGATCACTGTCATCGCTGGTCAATCGACCGCACCTCAGACAATTTTCAACTCAATCAACGTGCTAATCGGTATCGGACTATTAGCATTACCATTGGGTCTTAGATATGCAGGATGGGTATTAGGTGTTCCAATCTTATTCATTTTTGCATTTGCTACTTTTTGTAGCGCTCAGTTAATTTCAAGATGTTTGGATGCAGATCCATCCATTTCGACTTACGGAGATTTGGCATATGCAGCTTTTGGTCCAAAAGGTCGTGCATTGATCTCGTTCCTATTTGCTATGGATTTATTAGCATGTGGTGTAGCCTTGATCATTTTGTTCGGTGATTCATTGAACGCGTTGTTCCCAGAATATTCGgtcaacttcttcaaattcgTCGCTTTTTTTGCAGTTACTCCTCCAATATTTTTGCCATTAAGTGTTTTATCAAATATCTCTTTGTTGGGTATTATCTCGACTATTGGAACTGCATTGTTAGTAGTTTTCTGTGGGTTGCTAAAACAATATTCACCAGGGTCATTATTGCAACCAGAAGCCACATCGATGTGGCCCAATTCATTCAAGGAGTTTTGTCTTTCCTTAGGGTTATTGAGTGCATGCTGGGGAGGTCACGCAGTCTTTCCCAACTTAAAGAGTGATATGAGGCATCCGGAGAAGTTTACTCGTTGTTTGAAGACCACTTATAGCATCACCATTGTTACTGATATCGGAATTGCTGTCGTTGGATTTTTAATGTTCGGTAATCTTGTTATGAATGAAGTGACAAGAAGTGTGTTATTGACTCCAGGATACCCGCCTTTTGTTTATGGCCTAATTTCAACTCTTCTTTCACTGATTCCACTTGCCAAAACACCACTTAATGCAAGACCGATTGTCTCCATCTTTGATTCAATGTTTAACGTAGTGCACATCGATGAAACTAAACCAGCATCGAAGGTTTTTTTCGCAAAGGCAACCAGAATATTTAACAGAATCATGGTGAATGTTATGTTCGTGATTATTGCTATTTTATTCCCTGAATTTGACAAAATAATTGCATTCTTGGGTGCTGCACTTTGTTTCATGATTTGTTTCATTCTGCCATGTTTGTTCTACAAAAGAATTTGCTACAAAACCATTAAATCTTGGGAATTGATAGCGTGTAATATTACGATATTAATTAGTGCAGTATTATCCACTCTTGGAGTATACGCCTCCTTCACCTCATGA
- a CDS encoding uncharacterized protein (similar to uniprot|Q07895 Saccharomyces cerevisiae YLR001C Hypothetical ORF) codes for MKVSLIYQLFSLFVISPFVGIVLFAAAFGDDDDFPFSTVIDILSQNPEFSTFLRLIQREGHVPTLNAMDNYTLFAPVNSAFIDDDESSIGADFVLENYILSDDVLIISNIAPGTYLLQSESYPMSLYKGNDGKSALNDVIHIVDPNLSPNFQNATVHGIDAFIKKPPTLYDLVSSHVDTEREPITLMKHLIESSYQDIDSMEVDRFKLQPFVNGSTIFLPTDKALRKFFNDIELSYLFDLSDSEFTVPARKQDIEVLIKKITVNKLFGGVIRQNDDIIENKNGEPLTVFSKNKGRDLVVNGSAALMSNLIYDQGIVHVVSDLPIVDTDLDFNAEKYLMGLNASSFVEELYIREFQRLIEDPNTEQTIFVTKDALFESSAAGGLSKAQLLYHFIEHKVNLTDDFKDGVFPTRLYESMYCSSNKKLGGKCQRMKISKFGEHLYLNEKFHVLNLDPILIDNTMIYIVDDNLMLPGDLIPSVNPFFHCSKSLKFLQQLNLLDLKPNKEGYTLLLPCFNSWSEMQLVTDYLQRNISAMNILMKNYVLNGLIYSDDSNNTMNTTNLYGEEVLVEIGTSNSSTDYLPLSLSTVDHEIELKKSFDMIFNQGVVHPVNEVFFPENLDIHLRHLIETIGTYDFLVFLEKYPEFNDILTGSAPYSLLIPTQRSLLMEGIDLNYTKLEKFLKLHILPENQTSLLLECADKIDTTAGESLKCREASDNVLLLSVIDGIDKEVRILKKGCTSNNSASCVFLIDRPISVNWLSKERYSITLPALSFALGTVLGTMFLFSLLLCVIVTCAHKKPSKGYKSRRASDAENNEEEPLIPSENSSAVVPNSSYQATVNAARNHNQVSPTFESSYSSNAKTAPMKVGQNITEGLARD; via the coding sequence ATGAAGGTCAGTCTGATATATCAGCTGTTTAGTCTTTTCGTTATTTCACCATTTGTCGGAATCGTGTTGTTTGCAGCTGCttttggtgatgatgatgatttccCCTTCAGTACAGTGATCGATATACTTTCACAGAACCCAGAGTTTTCGACTTTTTTACGACTTATTCAACGAGAAGGCCATGTTCCGACGCTAAATGCTATGGATAACTATACATTGTTTGCCCCAGTGAACTCTGCATTTatagatgatgatgaatctaGTATTGGCGCCGATTTTGTCTTAGAAAACTACATCTTGTCGGATGACGTACTgattatttcaaatatcGCACCAGGAACGTACCTCTTGCAATCAGAATCTTACCCTATGTCTTTATATAAGGGAAACGATGGTAAAAGTGCGCTAAATGATGTCATACATATAGTAGATCCAAACTTGTCGCCGAATTTCCAAAATGCCACTGTTCACGGCATAGATGCGTTCATTAAGAAACCACCCACGTTATACGATTTGGTTTCCTCACACGTTGATACTGAAAGGGAACCAATAACGCTAATGAAACACCTTATCGAAAGCTCATATCAAGACATTGACAGTATGGAAGTGGATAGGTTTAAGTTACAACCCTTTGTCAATGGGTCCACCATTTTTTTGCCCACTGATAAAGCGTTGCGtaagtttttcaatgatataGAGTTGAGCTACTTGTTTGACCTCAGTGATTCGGAATTCACGGTACCTGCGAGGAAGCAGGATATTGAAGTTCTCATCAAAAAGATTACAGTAAATAAACTCTTTGGTGGTGTGATACGtcaaaatgatgatatAATAGAAAACAAGAACGGGGAACCTTTGACGGTATTTTCGAAGAATAAAGGTCGTGATCTTGTTGTTAATGGTTCGGCAGCTTTGATGAGTAATTTAATTTATGACCAAGGCATTGTGCATGTAGTATCAGATCTACCAATTGTGGATACAGATTTGGATTTTAATGCAGAGAAGTATTTAATGGGTCTTAACGCATCGTCTTTCGTGGAAGAATTGTATATTAgagaatttcaaagattaaTTGAGGATCCAAATACTGAACAAACGATATTCGTAACTAAAGACGCTTTGTTTGAGAGTTCTGCAGCTGGAGGATTGTCGAAGGCTCAGTTATTGTACCATTTTATAGAACACAAGGTGAATTTAACGGATGATTTTAAAGATGGCGTATTCCCTACGCGATTATATGAATCGATGTATTGCTCatccaacaagaaattagGCGGCAAATGTCAGCGGATGAAAATATCTAAATTTGGTGAGCATCTGTATTTGAACGAGAAATTTCACGTTTTGAACTTAGATCCAATTTTGATCGATAATACCATGATTTATATTGTTGACGACAATCTCATGCTTCCAGGTGATCTCATTCCATCAGTGAATCCCTTTTTCCATTGttcaaaatcattgaaattcttGCAGCAGTTGAATCTTCTAGATTTGAAGCCAAATAAAGAGGGATATACCTTACTCTTACCTTGCTTCAATTCGTGGAGTGAAATGCAGCTTGTTACAGATTACCtacaaagaaatatttctgctatgaatatattgatgaagaattaCGTCTTGAACGGTTTAATCTATTCCGACGATTCGAACAATACCATGAATACCACAAACTTAtatggagaagaagttcttgttgaaataGGGACATCAAACAGCTCCACAGATTACTTGCCTTTATCCTTGTCCACCGTTGATCATGAAATTGAGCTcaaaaaaagttttgatatgATATTCAACCAAGGAGTAGTTCATCCTGTGAATGAGGTTTTTTTCCCCGAAAACTTGGATATACATTTGAGACATTTGATAGAAACGATCGGTACTTACGACTTCTTAGTCTTCCTAGAAAAATATCCAGAGTTCAACGACATATTGACAGGATCTGCACCATACTCATTGTTGATACCGACACAGAGATCATTACTAATGGAAGGTATTGATCTCAATTACACCAAATTAGAGAAGTTTTTAAAACTTCATATTTTACCCGAAAATCAAACAAGTTTATTGTTAGAATGTGCAGATAAGATTGATACAACTGCAGGTGAATCTTTAAAATGTAGAGAAGCTTCAGATAATGTTTTGCTACTCAGTGTGATAGATGGTATTGATAAAGAAGTTagaattttgaagaaaggCTGCACGAGCAACAACAGCGCATCATGCGTTTTCTTGATTGATAGACCAATTTCTGTTAACTGGTTAAGTAAGGAAAGGTACAGCATCACGTTGCCTGCCCTCTCTTTTGCATTAGGTACTGTTTTAGGCACaatgtttttgttttctttacttTTGTGCGTTATTGTGACATGTGCCCATAAGAAGCCATCAAAAGGATATAAATCTCGCAGAGCTTCTGATGCAGAAAACAACGAGGAAGAACCATTAATTCCGTCTGAAAACAGTTCTGCTGTTGTTCCAAATTCCAGCTATCAAGCCACTGTTAACGCTGCTAGAAATCATAACCAAGTTTCACCCACTTTTGAAAGCTCGTATTCCTCAAATGCGAAAACAGCACCAATGAAAGTAGGCCAAAATATCACCGAAGGTTTAGCTAGGgattga
- the PAH1 gene encoding phosphatidate phosphatase PAH1 (similar to uniprot|P32567 Saccharomyces cerevisiae YMR165C SMP2 Protein involved in respiration and plasmid maintenance) → MQYVGRAFDSVSKTWSSINPATLSGAIDVIVVEHPDGELACSPFHVRFGKFQILKPSQKKVEVLVNGQSTDIPMKLGDSGEAYFVFETLADLEGIPDELISSPVVSAASSPESKPTTKDDALEEPDFLDINDSKIERPTTPTPIQRITKTLTQKQIPSTVDNNGDLLLDIEGYKTSKNKVNDTDELLKQLLYDELGEDVDLSEFVKEDEKGNIRIVNPTDPCWATSPPNSPPMTSSDSLYSEHQSVLGYSSNEGTPSFSTDNSRVEVPSAATATTHFIKTIRLTSKQLKCLDLSNGENDLTFSVDKGRAIITAKLFYWKWDDPIVISDIDGTITKSDALGHVLTMIGKDWTHPGVAKLFTEIRGNGYNIMYLTARTAGQSDSTRSYLRSIVQNGCTLPIGPVILSPDRTMAALRREVILKKPEVFKIACLKDMKALYFPESNNRKDDADEMPTPFIAGFGNRITDALSYRTVGIPSSRIFTINPDGEVHMELLELAGYKSSYIHINELVDHFFPPVKKYPFVAEDARSISTTPGSPYGTNIMHDEKSFYRANDEKYTDVNYWREPIPDLDELSDLSNDSEKATSPSKEIYNEGIRNSTTNGTANQTNKNRLSVHEPREGNDTELLLTPRRKSDPDNIGQRMYLNLGSPLSSPVLKVQDSDLDMNTNSPYNNGYSNNSELSQKNQQPLKRHSSSENSILTFDHLSARTPSTLEVQPVNVYNDGSGPVMGQLQSQTSRRNTNSSNSNNNSFDKEIPSDEKGHNPDQHFSEQESLTTDQGSENISDEYEDEFDEDEF, encoded by the coding sequence ATGCAATACGTGGGCAGAGCTTTTGACTCTGTATCGAAGACATGGTCTTCGATCAATCCAGCAACATTATCCGGAGCAATAGATGTTATAGTGGTAGAGCACCCTGATGGCGAGTTGGCATGCTCGCCATTTCATGTTAGGTTTGGTAAGTTTCAGATCTTAAAACCATCTCAGAAGAAGGTAGAGGTCTTGGTTAACGGACAATCAACGGACATCCCAATGAAGCTTGGAGATTCTGGTGAGGCTTATTTCGTGTTTGAGACTTTAGCTGACTTGGAAGGTATCCCAGACGAATTGATATCTTCGCCTGTTGTTAGCGCTGCCAGTAGTCCTGAGAGCAAGCCAACGACAAAGGATGATGCCCTTGAAGAACCCGACTTTTTAGATATCaatgattcaaagattGAGAGACCAACTACACCGACACCAATCCAAAGAATTACTAAAACGCTAACACAGAAACAGATACCATCCACTGTTGATAATAATGGAGATCTATTACTTGATATTGAAGGTTATAAAACGAGTAAAAATAAAGTAAACGACACTGATGAATTGTTAAAACAGCTGTTGTACGATGAACTTGGAGAAGATGTAGACTTGTCAGAGTTTGTGAAGGAGGATGAAAAGGGAAACATTCGGATAGTGAACCCAACAGATCCATGTTGGGCTACTTCTCCTCCCAATTCTCCACCTATGACATCGTCGGACTCCTTGTATTCCGAGCATCAATCGGTCCTCGGTTACTCATCAAATGAAGGAACACCATCCTTTAGCACCGATAACAGTAGAGTTGAAGTCCCATCGGCTGCAACTGCAACAACAcactttatcaaaactatCAGATTAACGTCCAAACAGTTGAAATGTTTAGATTTGTCGAATGGTGAAAACGATTTAACATTCTCGGTAGATAAGGGACGAGCAATTATCACAGCAAAACTTTTCTATTGGAAGTGGGACGATCCAATTGTGATTTCCGATATTGACGGTACAATTACTAAATCTGATGCCTTGGGTCACGTCCTAACCATGATTGGTAAAGATTGGACTCATCCTGGCGTTGCGAAGCTTTTTACAGAAATCAGAGGGAACGGCTATAACATCATGTATTTAACTGCCAGGACGGCAGGACAATCTGATTCCACAAGATCTTACCTAAGAAGTATTGTACAAAATGGTTGTACATTACCCATTGGGCCGGTTATTCTCTCGCCAGATAGAACAATGGCAGCATTGCGAAGGGAAGTTATTCTAAAGAAACCTGAAGTGTTCAAAATCGCATGTTTAAAAGACATGAAGGCATTGTATTTCCCAGAATCTAATAACCGAAAAGATGATGCTGATGAGATGCCAACTCCTTTTATTGCTGGTTTTGGCAATCGTATCACAGATGCCTTGTCGTATAGAACCGTTGGTATTCCAAGTTCTCGTATTTTCACTATCAACCCTGATGGGGAAGTACATATGGAATTACTAGAGCTAGCAGGATACAAAAGTTCCTACATCCATATTAATGAACTTGTAGACCATTTCTTCCCGCCTGTCAAAAAGTACCCATTTGTCGCTGAAGATGCTCGGAGTATTTCAACAACTCCGGGTTCGCCGTATGGAACAAACATAATGCATGATGAAAAATCATTCTATCGAGCCAATGATGAGAAGTATACCGACGTAAATTACTGGCGAGAACCAATTCCCGACCTTGATGAACTCTCTGATCTAAGCAACGATTCTGAGAAGGCAACCTCTCCATCGAAAGAAATTTACAACGAAGGTATTAGGAACAGTACAACCAATGGTACTGCTAACCAGACTAACAAAAATAGATTGTCTGTGCATGAGCCTCGGGAAGGCAATGACACGGAACTGTTGTTGACACCTCGGAGAAAAAGTGATCCTGATAATATTGGACAAAGGATGTACCTGAACCTGGGATCGCCGTTATCATCTCCTGTCCTCAAGGTACAAGACTCTGATCTCGATATGAATACTAATTCACCTTACAATAATGGATATTCTAATAATTCTGAACTATCCCAAAAGAACCAGCAGCCTTTGAAAAGACATTCATCTAGTGAAAATAGTATTTTGACTTTTGATCATCTTTCTGCCCGCACGCCTTCGACGCTAGAAGTCCAACCGGTTAATGTATATAACGATGGATCGGGACCAGTAATGGGTCAACTGCAGTCGCAAACAAGCCGTAGAAATACTAATTCATCGAATTCAAACAATAACTCTTTTGATAAGGAAATACCAAGCGATGAAAAAGGACATAATCCGGATCAACATTTCTCTGAACAAGAATCTTTAACAACAGATCAAGGTTCCGAAAACATCTCGGATGAAtatgaagatgaatttgatgaagacgaGTTTTGA
- the MME1 gene encoding Mme1p (similar to uniprot|Q03829 Saccharomyces cerevisiae YMR166C Hypothetical ORF) — protein sequence MFSLSSSIPVVGTHDHPSEGILKSQQQSKRHGSTVPPPSGGKTNADSTENAYSPIVHCMLAGGIGGAIGDSAMHSLDTVKTRQQGAPSTVKYKNMIGAYRTIILEEGLRKGLYGGYSGAMLGSFPSAAIFFATYEYTKRKMIGEWGINETFSHLTAGFLGDFISSFVYVPSEVLKTRLQLQGRYNNPFFRSGYNYKNLTDAVTTIVRREGWPTLFFGYKATLSRDLPFSGLQFAFYEKFRQLAFAVENKTFDEDLSLSNEIITGAAAGGLAGIITTPLDVVKTRIQTQLPDIPENSSQNLKQQTLTNSITKGMMTVYKTEGLAGLFSGVGPRFIWTSIQSSIMLLLYQVALKTLDSKLSDEKKL from the coding sequence ATGTTTTCGTTATCATCTTCTATTCCTGTAGTGGGAACTCATGACCACCCAAGTGAAGGTATTCTTAAATCACAACAACAATCAAAACGTCATGGATCGACCGTACCTCCACCATCCGGTGGAAAAACAAATGCAGATTCCACAGAAAATGCCTATTCACCAATTGTGCATTGTATGTTGGCTGGTGGTATCGGAGGAGCCATAGGTGACTCTGCTATGCATTCATTGGATACAGTAAAGACAAGACAACAAGGTGCTCCAAGCACAGTGAAGTATAAAAACATGATTGGTGCTTATAGAACAATTATCCTGGAGGAAGGGTTGCGCAAGGGTTTATACGGAGGTTACTCGGGTGCAATGCTCGGATCCTTCCCCAGCGCGGCAATTTTCTTTGCTACTTACGAGTAcaccaaaagaaaaatgattGGTGAATGGGGAATAAATGAAACTTTCTCTCACTTAACTGCAGGGTTCCTTGGTGATTTCATTAGTAGTTTCGTGTATGTGCCCAGTGAAGTGTTAAAGACCAGATTACAATTGCAAGGCCGTTATAACAACCCGTTTTTCCGCAGCGGCTATAATTACAAAAACCTCACAGATGCCGTCACAACCATTGTGAGGCGAGAAGGATGGCCAACTTTATTCTTTGGTTATAAAGCAACCTTGAGTCGGGATCTACCGTTTTCTGGGTTACAATTTGCATTTTATGAGAAATTTAGACAACTTGCATTCGCAGTAGAGAATAAAACgtttgatgaagatttaTCTCTGAGTAACGAAATAATTACCGGTGCTGCTGCAGGTGGTCTTGCTGGTATCATAACAACTCCATTAGATGTTGTAAAGACAAGAATCCAGACACAGCTACCAGATATCCCTGAAAATAGTTCTCAGAATTTAAAGCAGCAAACGTTGACAAATTCCATTACGAAAGGCATGATGACCGTTTACAAGACAGAAGGTCTCGCTGGATTATTCAGCGGTGTTGGACCAAGATTTATTTGGACAAGTATACAAAGTAGTATCATGTTGCTATTATATCAAGTTGCATTAAAAACCTTGGACAGTAAGCTTTcagatgaaaagaaactttAA
- the QRI7 gene encoding putative N(6)-L-threonylcarbamoyladenine synthase (similar to uniprot|P43122 Saccharomyces cerevisiae YDL104C), with the protein MFNCYKSLPRSLVFRRAYRVLAIETSCDDTCVAILDRGTKDRPADVLCHLKSTLDSVEYGGVIPTRAHEHHQKNIASVVKSALKTTKSQNKIDLVCATRGPGMPGSLSVGLDVGKALSVAWDKPFIGVHHMLGHLLIPRLETDGLKPQYPFITLLVSGGHTMLVLSTDVDKHEILCDTIDIAIGDSLDKTARELGIKGNMIAKEMESFINEEDINVVRAGITSVKPMRLPTPLKNQNGRMNMQAFSFSPFLTAVRQHLSQPIGEYTAEERRYMAYQVQESIFNHIITKLNLVLKLNSKRLSNVKHFVCSGGVGANMRLRHRLETDLIRNFDSFHYPKLEYCTDNAVMIGWAGIELYESLGLTSDLSVTPIRKWPLTDILNVPGWIMKTQY; encoded by the coding sequence ATGTTTAATTGTTACAAGAGTCTACCGAGAAGTTTGGTTTTTCGAAGAGCATACCGGGTTTTAGCGATTGAAACGTCATGCGATGATACCTGTGTAGCGATTTTGGATCGTGGGACAAAGGATAGGCCAGCCGACGTGCTGTGCCATTTGAAGTCCACTTTAGACAGCGTAGAGTATGGCGGTGTTATACCGACCCGTGCGCATGAGCATCATCAGAAAAATATAGCATCAGTGGTCAAGTCTGCACTAAAGACCACGAAATCACAGAATAAGATCGATTTGGTATGTGCTACTAGGGGTCCCGGGATGCCAGGATCGTTATCTGTGGGACTAGACGTTGGAAAAGCCCTCTCTGTTGCATGGGACAAACCGTTCATTGGTGTTCACCATATGTTAGGCCATTTGTTGATACCGAGACTCGAGACTGATGGTTTGAAACCTCAGTACCCGTTTATAACGTTACTTGTCAGTGGTGGGCATACAATGTTGGTACTTTCAACTGATGTTGATAAACACGAGATTCTATGTGATACTATAGACATAGCTATTGGGGATTCTTTGGATAAGACTGCAAGGGAGTTGGGAATAAAAGGTAACATGATTGCTAAGGAAATGGAATCCTTCATAAACGAGGAAGATATCAATGTGGTAAGGGCAGGTATTACATCAGTAAAACCCATGAGATTGCCTACGCCACTAAAGAACCAGAATGGGAGGATGAACATGCAGgctttttcattttcaccCTTTTTGACGGCAGTGAGACAGCATCTCTCACAACCCATCGGCGAATACACGGcggaagaaagaagatatatGGCTTATCAAGTACAGGAAAGCATCTTTAACCATATAATAACTAAACTCAACCTTGTTCTCAAGTTAAATTCTAAAAGGCTCTCCAATGTCAAACATTTTGTGTGTTCAGGTGGGGTGGGCGCCAATATGAGACTTCGTCATCGGCTAGAGACAGATTTGATACGtaattttgattctttccATTATCCAAAACTAGAGTACTGTACGGATAATGCTGTGATGATAGGATGGGCTGGAATTGAACTTTATGAGTCGCTTGGACTTACCTCAGATTTATCTGTTACACCTATCAGAAAATGGCCACTAACAGACATCTTGAATGTTCCTGGATGGATAATGAAAACTCAGTATtga
- the NSE4 gene encoding Smc5-Smc6 complex subunit NSE4 (similar to uniprot|P43124 Saccharomyces cerevisiae YDL105W NSE4 Nuclear protein that plays a role in the function of the Smc5p-Rhc18p complex) yields the protein MSEVGNRRSSKRRRTEAFAVKVDKEEERKEFDIIQRYRALEHEVQHDRLQMTRDGDVRVMSKRLDEIEHLFGDLQSLNVNKNAVLAQDSKAMKTISELLSLSMSTVKFDESGRLIKLEDILNSAKKFMLKEYLEVTGMTEPEYGGSVEEEELADETHEPVNDFGDKRTSEVDNDDVSAFKTRQKRSNYLSQFGNYTEFNQFNWFKMGTLYQNLSLTPFTIDHMLGPLYVEKTVRKQREIRARDPVAELSTAERVTKESLNESQDETTPSHVRKCYKVLKEKEGEQQINLFKYIIDPNSFSKSVENLFYTSFLIKEGRLVLEDDPDGYPAVRIKEQLPDDSREREIEKQRRNDSRQNHIIFQMDIPTWRKLIKKFGITEPFLNKDT from the coding sequence ATGTCAGAGGTTGGGAATAGAAGATCGTCAAAGAGGCGGCGTACTGAAGCATTTGCTGTTAAAGTTGATAAAGAAGAGGAGCGtaaagaatttgatattatACAGCGATACCGAGCTCTTGAGCATGAGGTTCAGCATGATCGGTTACAAATGACTAGAGATGGTGATGTCAGAGTAATGTCTAAAAGGCTAGATGAAATTGAGCATTTATTCGGAGATTTACAAAGCCTAAACGTCAACAAGAACGCAGTATTGGCGCAGGATTCCAAAGcaatgaaaacaatttCAGAACTCCTAAGTCTATCGATGTCTACTGTGaaatttgatgaatctGGACGGCTCATCAAGTTagaagatattttgaatagCGCCAAAAAGTTCATGCTGAAGGAATACTTAGAAGTAACAGGTATGACGGAACCTGAATATGGCGGTAGCgtggaagaagaggaacTTGCGGATGAAACACACGAGCCAGTAAATGATTTTGGGGATAAACGAACGTCAGAAGTGGATAACGATGATGTGTCGGCTTTCAAAACCCGACAGAAGCGCTCTAATTACTTGAGTCAGTTTGGCAATTATACGgaattcaatcaatttAACTGGTTCAAGATGGGAACTCTATATCAGAATTTAAGTCTCACTCCATTCACGATAGACCATATGCTGGGACCTTTGTATGTCGAAAAGACTGTTCGAAAACAGAGAGAAATTCGAGCTAGGGATCCAGTTGCAGAATTGTCAACAGCAGAGCGTGTTACGAAGGAGTCTTTGAATGAAAGTCAAGATGAAACGACTCCATCACATGTCAGAAAATGCTATAAGGTgttgaaggaaaaagaaggagaGCAGCAAATCAATCTCTTTAAGTACATAATAGACCCTAACTCGTTTTCAAAATCGGTGGAAAATCTCTTCTATACTAGTTTTTTAATTAAAGAGGGAAGATTAGTATTAGAGGATGATCCTGATGGATACCCAGCTGTTAGGATCAAAGAGCAGCTTCCAGATGACTCCAGGGAAAGAGAAATAGAGAAACAAAGGAGGAATGACTCGAGGCAGAACCATATCATTTTCCAGATGGATATACCGACCTGGCggaaattgatcaaaaaattCGGCATTACAGAACCTTTTCTAAATAAAGACACTTGA